The sequence TAGTCCACCGCGATCGGATCGCGGCCGACCAGCACGTCGAGCCGGTTCACGGCGTCATTGTGCTCGCGGACATAGTCGAAGCTCTTGGTCGAGCCGGCGTGGTTGTTGAAGGCGATGCAGGGGCTGATGACGTCGATGAAGGACGCGCCCTTGTGGCCGATCGCGGCTGCGATCAGCGGCACCAGCTGGCTCTTGTCGCCGGAGAACGAGCGCGCCACGAAGGTTGCGCCGAGCTGCAGCGCGATCGCGACGAGGTCGATGGCGTTGTCGGTGTTGGTGACGCCCTTTTTGCTCTTCGAGCCGCGGTCGGCGGTGGCCGAGAACTGGCCCTTGGTCAGGCCGTAGACGCCGTTGTTCTCGACGATATAGGTCATGTTGACGCCGCGCCGGATCGAATGCGCGAACTGGCCGAACCCGATCGAGGCGGAATCGCCGTCGCCGGAGACGCCGAGATAGATCAGGTCGCGGTTGGCGAGGTTGGCGCCGGTGAGCACGCTGGGCATTCGCCCGTGCACGGAGTTGAAGCCGTGCGAATTGCCGAGGAAATAGTCCGGCGTCTTCGACGAGCAGCCGATGCCGGAGATCTTCGCCACCCGATGCGGCTCGATCGAGAGCTCGTAGCAGGCCTCGATGATCGAGGCCGTGATCGAATCGTGGCCGCAGCCTGCGCACAGCGTCGAGATCTTGCCCTCGTAGTCGCGATGCGTGTAGCCGAGCTCGTTCTTCTTCAGGCCCGGATGATGAAATTTCGGCTTGGCAATATAGGTCATGACACGGCCTTGCGGAGCGGGGTCACCTTGAGGTGATCCTGGTGGTCGCCAATGGCTTTTGCGATGTAGCGGGCGGTAATCGGTGAGCCGTCGTAGTGCACGATCGGAACGAGCCGGACGGGATCGATGCCGTTCTCGTTGACGATGAGTTGGCGGAGCTGGCTGTCGCGGTTCTGCTCGACGACATAGACGAAGTCGTGCTCGGCGAGGAAGCTCGCCACGCTCGAATGGAACGGGAAGGCGCGGATGCGCAGGCGATCGAGCTGATGGCCGCGCGTCTCCAGCAGGCCGATCGCTTCGTCCATCGCCGGTGAGGTCGAGCCGAAATAGATCACGCCATACTTGGTCGGCCGTTCCGCATTGGCCTGCAGCGGCCGCGGCACCAGATCCTGCGCGGTCTCGAACTTGCGCACCAGGCGCTGCATGTTGTCGGCATAGACGGTGCCTTCCTCCGAGTACCGCGCATAGCGGTCGCGCGAGGTGCCGCGGGTGAAATAGGAGCCCTTGGTCGGATGTGTGCCGGGATAGGTGCGATAGGGGATGCCGTCGCCGTCGACGTCGAGATAGCGGCCGAAGTCGCGGCCTTCTTCCAGCATCTCCGCCGTCATGATCTTGCCGCGGTCATATTGCCGGGCGTCATCCCACTTCAGCGGACGGCAGAGCCGGTGGTTCATGCCGATGTCGAGGTCGAGCATCAGGAAGATCGTGGTCTGGAGACGCTCGGCGAGATCGAAGGCGGCCGCCGCGAATTCGAACGCTTCGGCCGGATCTTCCGGGAACAGCAGCACATGCTTGGTGTCGCCATGCGAGGCATAGGCGCAGGCGATGATGTCGCATTGCTGGGTGCGGGTCGGCATGCCCGTGGAGGGGCCGGCGCGCTGGATGTTCATGATCACGGCCGGAATCTCGGCGAAATAGGAGAGGCCGATGAACTCCGTCATCAGGGAGATGCCGGGGCCCGAGGTTGCAGTGAAGGCGCGTGCGCCGTTCCAGGAGGCGCCGATGACGATGCCGATCGAGGCCAGCTCGTCCTCGCCCTGCACGATGGCGTATTTCGCCTTGCCGGTCTCCGGATCGTGCCGGTACTTCTGGCAATGGGCGGTGAAGGCCTCCGCCACCGACGAGGACGGCGTGATCGGATACCACGCGCACACGGTGGCACCGCCATAGACCGCGCCGAGCGCGGCGGCGCTGTTGCCCTCGATGAAGATGCGGTCGCCGACCTTGTCGGACTTCTTCACCCTGAGCCCGATCGGGCATTTCAGATTCTGCAGCGCCCAGTCGCGGCCGAGATGCAGCGCGTGGACGTTGGAGGAGAGCAGCTTCTCCTTGCTCTTGTACTGCTCGCCGATCAGCTGCTCGATCAGCTTCGGGTCCATGTCGAGCAATGCCGACAGCGCGCCCAAATAGATGATGTTCTTGAACAGCTGGCGCTGGCGCGGATCTGTATAGGTCGAGTTGGTGATCGCGGTGAGCGGCACGCCGATCACGGTGATGTCGTCGCGAAACTTGGTCGACGGCATCGGCTTGGTGGAATCGTAGAACAGGTAGCCGCCGGGCTCGATGCCGGCGACGTCCTTGTCCCAGGTCTGCGGGTTCATCGCCACCATCATGTCGACGCCGCCGCGGGCGCCGAGATGGCCGTCTTCCGTCACGCGCACCTCGTACCAGGTCGGCAGGCCCTGGATGTTGGATGGGAAGATGTTGCGCGGAGACACCGGCACGCCATGGCGCAGGATCGCACGCGCGAACATCTCGTTGGCGCTGGCCGAGCCCGAGCCGTTGACGTTGGCGAAACGGACGACGAAGTCGTTTACGCTGCTGATCGGCTTTTTGTCGGACATGTCGAACCTGCGTGGGTCATATCGATGAAATATTTCTGCATGTCCCAGGCTCCGGTGGGACAGCGCTCGGCGCACAGCCCGCAATGCAGGCAGACATCCTCGTCCTTCACCATCACGCGCCCGGTCTTGAGATCGGACGAGACGTAGAGGTCCTGGTCCGGGCGCGGCGAGGGCGCCTTCAGGCGCTGGCGCAGATCGTCTTCCTCACCATTGTCGGTGAAGGTGATGCAGTCCATCGGGCAGATGTCGGCGCAGGCGTCGCACTCGATGCAGAGCGAGGTCGAGAACACGGTCTGGACGTCGCA is a genomic window of Bradyrhizobium sp. CB1717 containing:
- a CDS encoding 2-oxoacid:acceptor oxidoreductase subunit alpha; translated protein: MSDKKPISSVNDFVVRFANVNGSGSASANEMFARAILRHGVPVSPRNIFPSNIQGLPTWYEVRVTEDGHLGARGGVDMMVAMNPQTWDKDVAGIEPGGYLFYDSTKPMPSTKFRDDITVIGVPLTAITNSTYTDPRQRQLFKNIIYLGALSALLDMDPKLIEQLIGEQYKSKEKLLSSNVHALHLGRDWALQNLKCPIGLRVKKSDKVGDRIFIEGNSAAALGAVYGGATVCAWYPITPSSSVAEAFTAHCQKYRHDPETGKAKYAIVQGEDELASIGIVIGASWNGARAFTATSGPGISLMTEFIGLSYFAEIPAVIMNIQRAGPSTGMPTRTQQCDIIACAYASHGDTKHVLLFPEDPAEAFEFAAAAFDLAERLQTTIFLMLDLDIGMNHRLCRPLKWDDARQYDRGKIMTAEMLEEGRDFGRYLDVDGDGIPYRTYPGTHPTKGSYFTRGTSRDRYARYSEEGTVYADNMQRLVRKFETAQDLVPRPLQANAERPTKYGVIYFGSTSPAMDEAIGLLETRGHQLDRLRIRAFPFHSSVASFLAEHDFVYVVEQNRDSQLRQLIVNENGIDPVRLVPIVHYDGSPITARYIAKAIGDHQDHLKVTPLRKAVS
- a CDS encoding 2-oxoacid:ferredoxin oxidoreductase subunit beta — translated: MTYIAKPKFHHPGLKKNELGYTHRDYEGKISTLCAGCGHDSITASIIEACYELSIEPHRVAKISGIGCSSKTPDYFLGNSHGFNSVHGRMPSVLTGANLANRDLIYLGVSGDGDSASIGFGQFAHSIRRGVNMTYIVENNGVYGLTKGQFSATADRGSKSKKGVTNTDNAIDLVAIALQLGATFVARSFSGDKSQLVPLIAAAIGHKGASFIDVISPCIAFNNHAGSTKSFDYVREHNDAVNRLDVLVGRDPIAVDYAPGTVQVVEQHDGSKIALRKIDADYDPHDRLGAQTFLAKHAAKGQIVTGLLYVDPDAEDLHEHLNTIETPLNTLEADTLCPGSAVLDKINASLR